The sequence below is a genomic window from Acropora palmata chromosome 5, jaAcrPala1.3, whole genome shotgun sequence.
ACAGGCCAACGTCATGCATCATCCAGCTGCCCCTACCCTAAGGTCATGCCAGGAGAAATCTCAGACGCCTAGCTCTCAATCTCGCAGAGATATGGTGGGTTGATCTTTGGATAGAACTTGGTGCGATCGATGTTTTAGCGGCTGCGCAGTAATAGAGTTTGCAAGAAAGGGATGCGCATTGTGCACTGCCCAGCTGCCGCGCTCAATACCTCATAGCACACCAAATCTTAGATCCCTAGCTCTTAACCTCACAGAGATAGAGTCGGTTCATCTTTGCATGAGTTCAGCGGCTGCACGGGAGGCAGTAACCGAGGGAGACGGACGCGTCTGCCCATCGCTCGAGAGCCCTGACAGAAATGTCATCGCACGCCAAATCTCAGATCCGTAGCTCTCAACCTGACAGAGATACGGCCTGTTCAACTTGGCACAGAGCGTTGTAACACCGAAGTTCTTTCTTCTACAGTAAGCGCTGATCTAGGCCAAAGAACGCGCATTGTGCATCTCCCGGCTGCTCTGATCAAGACCTAGTTGCATGCCAAATCTCAGCTCATTAGCTCGCAGACTCGCTGAGATACGGGCTGATCTTGGccagctagctagctagctagcacGCCCACTACTCTCGCACCGTTGCATCATGGGTAATCCTTAACCGTCTTCGAAAGGGATGCCCGCCAAAATCACACACTATAGTTATACGCTAGCAAACTCTCGCTTGGGGCAAGCAAATTCCATCCAAACCTAGCACAACGCAAGGCAAATGGGCCCTGACTCACACTGCTGTGCTTTATTTCCACGGCTTTTGCCACTTCTACTCGCCAGCCCCGAATGAAACTTTACCGTAACTCCAGTCCGTCTGGCTCACTCGAAGGAACATCCCTCAGTTCTTCGAGGGATGCAGCTGACTTGCGGGCTTCAAGACTTTATGATGTCTCTCCACCACCAGACGGACAAATAGCTCCATAACTACTGAGAACCACAAGCGCCGCCGCCTtccatcgatcgatcgatcgagTACGCCTGGGCCAGCGACTTCACCTTGCAAGTCCTTCTGGGATTACTGCGCAGTTCTAAAAGTGACTCATGTGTAAACATTCTTGCTGGATTTGACAAAACCTTTCCACATCGCAAAGTTATCCGCTATGTTTGCTCGTCCAAGGCTTGTTTTTCATCAAGGAATGGAATGGACTCTCGCATAACCCCCCTACCCTCGCTCACCCTCGTGTTACCGTGCAACGTGGACTCAGCAAAACGGGTTAGTGCAGCTCCACCACTTCTGCTGATGTGTTATGGCTTTCTGCTCGGCTACTGTGCCCATTAAAAGTCTCATTTTGGCCAAGGAAAGTCTACCGAACAGTAGTTCGTTCCATCGATAGAACATATCGAGACACTGGCTTCTTCGCCGTTTCATTGCAACGCCGTACGTACGTACAGACGTCAAcaaatgtaaatattattgattGCCTTTTGTCTGCCATCTTATTACTGTGCTTATTACGCACATTTACAATCGCTTTCTAAGCGATATTCTGCCATCTGTCTTGGAGCTACTTGAACTGATTTTATGTTTGATAACATGTCTACAATTTAATGCAATGCTTGACCCTACATTTTACATGGCAAGTTAATATATGTTAGAGTTCATCTTGATGACATGTAGAAAGGTGTTTCCTAAAAATCAGCCACTGTCATGCAAGTGTTGAAGTGTACAGTGCCAGGCTTCTAATAAAGAGTGAATTTCCTTGAATTGCCATCTTTTAAAATGACCTGAAAGCAGAAAATTGCAAGGGTTagtgttagggttaggggtgTTCCACCTTCTTCATAGGATTCATATCACTGGAAATAAAACATTGTCCACAACGTTTTGTCAGTTTATTGCttgggtttagggttagggttaggtagTTTGCTCTCTCACCTTAAAGACGATGCTTTTACTTTAAAATTGCCTTCTTTCACCTCGAGAAGGGTGTTTTTGCTCGGTGACACACCAGATCGGGGGTGCTTTTGCTCGGTGACACACCCGATCGGGGGGTGTTTCTGGCAGATTCTACATTCTTGGGGGTGTTTGGAAGAGAATGTGCACCCTGTGTGGGGTGATTTGTAACCGGGGCCTCCTTCTAGCGGGGTATTTTTTCTTGCCAAGAAACCCTGAACGGGTTGATTCGCTCTCAAAGCCACATCGTTAGCGAGGTGAGTTATTTTGGAAAAACACCCTAGCTGGGATGTTTTCTGGCCATCATTCACCCTAAGTCTCGCCAATGTTGACcttttctctttgtcttttgtttgtttgtttgttttttgctttttcccgCCACAGAACAAGAGTGGAGACATGTACACGGCGGCCGCCTTCTCCGCTTACATGAAAACTCTACTGTTTGGTCCGAGAGGCATGCTGGCGTCGGTCAACGTGCTGAGATCCTCCTTCATTAACTGGGCCTCTGGCAAGGAGttggtttttttggtttttgttgttgctttgctttgttttttttttgttttgttttgcatgggTTAGGGTtggcttttattttgtttctgtttgcatttctcaatttgttgactgatcttttcttttctcttctcttctctcCTTTTGAACGCTGAGAGGGACTGCACGGAAGCCATGAAAAATTCGCCGGCCACCACTCTCCGAcattcaaaatgccctctattAAAATAAGATGTAATACGTACGTGCGAGTTTgcgagtgtttttttttttcgatattcAAAATAATATGTTCATTTTGATGAATGGCCGCTTTCACATCCAAGTCACTACCCAAGAAgttacaaagtgaaatgattAAGCAGTGAGTTTATAGTTTGTATACCTCAGGTATGTGCTACCCAGGCCAAGAGGTTACAAAGGGTTTCGCTCATAAGAATGCGCGCTCTCTCTTTCTCGGCCATCAAAGATCATCTAAATCAATTTGcatcatttcaaaacaccCACCATCGCGCGGAATGTTTTCTCTACTAGGCCATGTACAGTTTTTAGCTTCGCCAACCCCCCCCCTTGTACCTCAAAATCGCGCTCAAGGTTCAGCCAAATCACTCATTCCCAGGCCTCCTACTCGCTCTTACACTGACTTTTTGCCATTCAACAACGTTGTTCCAACAACAAGGACGAACACACACACATCACTTTGGACGTATAGGCTTAGGGGAGTGTCGTTTGTTTAGCCGGGTCGAGTAAAAGCTCTTGTCAAAtctatccatccatccatcgaTCGATAGTCACTAGTAACCTTTAATACAAGCCAGCCAAACTCATCCAAAATTGACCAGCAGACAAGCAAACGCCAGTTTTCAACTATTCACTAGTCACACCTTTGCAAAGTTCCCCGTTGAGCTGGCCCTTTTTGCACACCAATTCTCCACTCAATTCTTGTCCTCTCCGCCACCATCTTGTAAACAGGCCAGTCTCCACACAGCAGGAGAGGGGCCTGGAATTTTTGCCCCGTTTGAGGCAAAAACACAGGCCTCTTTCCGTCAAGCCCACCAAACTTAAAAAGCGATGACTCGCGCAATGCACTATTTTCTCACTTAGGAAAGAGTCTTCTCACGACATCTCTAATCTCTcaatattatttcaatttgCAAGCGGatcgttttcattttcactagTTGCCTTCACTATGTCTGATACAGCGAGCTCTCCAATCCATAACACCTTCCAAACTATTTTGTGGTTTTCCAAAATGGGTTTAAACAatgttttcatgtatattttgaCTGCATAAATTGTAAACTTGAAGGAATAAAGCAATTCTTGCGGACACTTAGTGAATTCAGAGAGAGAGAGCATAAAACTGACTATGTGGAATACAGTGGAGaaggttttggccaaaatcgacTGCCAAGAGTGACTTgcctatttttcaaaagtttattccccacacattttgcaaattgATTGATCTCACTGGTGACTGTTTCTCTCCATCTGTGACTTAAGCAACAGAAATTATGTGGTCATCTCTGACTGGTGCCACAGAAATTCTGCGACCATCTCTAACCAGTGCCACAGAAATTAATTAGTTTGATAATTCTTATATTTACTACATACAACCAgtgctgcagaaattctgcggcCATCTCTGTCTGgtgctgcagaaattctgcggtCATCTCTTACTGGTGCCACAGAAATTCTGTGGCCATCTCTGATTGGTGCCACAGAAATTCTGTGGCCATCTCTAACCAGTGCCACAGAAATTAATTAGTTTGATAATTCTTATATTTACTACATACAACCAgtgctgcagaaattctgcggcCATCTCTGACTGgtgctgcagaaattctgcagtCATCTCCAGCCAGTGCCACAGAAATTCTGCGGCCATCTCTCACTGgtgctgcagaaattctgcggtCATCTTCAACCAGTGCCACAGAAATTCTGTGGCCATCTCTGACTGGTGCCacagaaatgaattttttccaCTAAATAATAACTTGTAATTATTCATTTCAGATACACAAGAATATACATAGGCAAAATGTACTTCCATTTCAAATGGCAAAGTTTTTTGATAATTCCTATAAATCATTTACTTCATACAAATCCAATGTTTATGATGGGTAGTGGTACTTTTTAATGATTCACTGTGTGGTTTttcaaataacattaaaaaaagtatatttttatAATATAAGACAATGGGAAGGAAAgtcaaaataactgaaaaccCTGGTTACACATTATCTCTGAGAACAGTGTACctatttttaagaaatgttttagTTGATGGCATTAGTCTGTTGTCTTCTGTGAGGTGAAAATCACAGCAAACAATGCAGGATTTTGGCAAATCCTCAAGCCAAGGCTCTGTTCTTCTTCGAGGAATATTTTGAGGTGACCATTTTCCACCATATGACCCTTTCCAgtaatgaattttaaaatgtgtttcCCCGACAGATATTACTTTTCCAAGCACTGGcattttatcataattttccaaaaatactGCCACAAAACAAGCAGCATGTAAATTTTCCAGAAAGTTATCTGTCACTTCCACTCGATCTCTTCTTTCCCGTGGGTTCCTATAACGTCCAGTGTATATCTACAATAAAGAATGAAACACAAAGTTAAAACCAAAAAGTGACAAATAAACTAATTCAGTCCTTTTGTCATCCCTTGAGACAAACAAAtatttggttctttttttatcactATTGGCATGACTGGTATTTTtcagggaaaaaataaataaataaacacaaaaaataacttcaagAATCTAGTTAACTAAATAATCATTACTATTCTACAATTGATGGTTCTATTCATGTTTAGCCACTTCTGAGTGAGCCTAAGCTCACAAGTCTTaatggtttttatttttttctttcattaattttacaccTGTAAAATTCCAtaacatcaatttttattgggaaaaggaaaaaatgaataaataaccATGGTAACCACATGCTGCTGTTGGACTCACCTCTTGAGTTTGCTGAGTCTCTCTTTCTCGCAACTCTAACAAATCAGGCGCGATAAGGGAGGTGGGAGGGGCTGGTTCTGTCCTCGCtgattttgctaatttttctATTGGGCAACAGTAACTTGCAGGAACAAATGTAAGTTCATCCAGTTGATGCAACCACTTTTCCCAAGTATCAGATGCTTCCTTTGGCATGTTGTGTTGATACCTAGGAATGTCTCTTCTCAAAGCATCAACATCCGACTTTGCAAGAGATGGAGTGACTAGTTTAGGCTGTCCAGTGGGTACAgactgaagacaaaaaaacaaaaacagatcGTCCATAAAAAAATGCATAGTCTTTTCATCTCAGCACATAGAAAGTTCACAGAACAATGGCTgtctaattttaaaatatttctaTCGACTTTAAGCTAAGGATGTTGTCATAAAATGGTGGTTTCATTTAAGTTTCTGAATGTTGATGTATGAGTAATTCTTTCTTACTGATGGTTGAAGTTTAATATACTCTGTTTTGGCAGTTAGTTTATAATGATACAAATTCACCTTCAGGATAATGACTGGCCCCTGCCACTCTTCATGGCTCCAGTTTCTGTAATACATCTCAGCTTTCCCAGCATCATTGCACTTaaacttgaaacattttggAACTGTATGAGCATGCAATTCCTCTGCATAGTCCTCAACCCATGATCGTATATCATACACAACTGCCATCTGATATGGCTGTGGAGAGGGATTACTCATACATGATGACAATGCCTGGagcaaatcttaaaaaaaaaataaaaaagacatcaaaaattattatgattagAGTAATCTGTaaccattattatttattcccATTCAGGCATGAATTTTTCTAGCCATAtttgctactgcttaagtagcactcaaaactgtgaggatcattcaacttcatttcttcttattattattattattattattattgttattattattactatttttattgttacacTGGATTCATGATCATCACAAGCAAAGATTGGCTTCAAagtatattaaaaataaaatcatgaCAGAGCTTCTCACCTTCAACAACATATACATCACACTTGTCCAAAAACTTTGAGAAGACTCCAAAGAATGCATCGATGTCTTCATGGGTATGTCCAACAGGCAGAAAATTTACTcttatctaaaaaaaaaaggcaaaggaaaAAGACTCTTACTTGCCGGCATTTggttataaaaattataaaagagAACTGTATGAATCATTTGACAGATGCTGATAAAGTTGTTCATAATAAGCATCATAAGTGGAATAACTGACTGAAAGCACCTCATACCTTATCAAAAATCTTCTTTTCAACAAGAAGTGCAAGAAGGGCAAACATGTAccggtttttgttttctcgcaCACAGTTGTGAAACTGGAGATACAAGATGGGAGGCAGTAAGTAATTATTTGTCCAATATACCAGCACATCCAGAAGTACAGTCATGGTTAGGTTAGCATCATGTGGGAATTGGTAATAATCAAAGGATCCATAAACTTCTTTTCCATGTGCTGACTGGCCACTATGTACAATACAACCAACAAGATGGGTGCCAACAGTGGCGAGGGCAGACATGGCTTTGCTTATCCTTATCAGTTTTGGTACATTGGTGGTATGTTGATCCATGCCATCTGCAATGCTGGTCATATAACGTTCAggatattttcttgttttgtaccGATGAAGGTAGTAAGCTCTTCTTTCCTGCCTATGTAAACAAAGCATTAAACCAAGTTAACACAACTTTAGCTCCTCCCAAACAGACCTTCCCATTCATGCCTGTAATTAATTGGTCACTCATACTTGAGACAACCTATCAGCATTCCAAAATGCAAGGTTAGGCACTTGCAATCTTTGTCTGCTGTCTGTGAGCATGTTTATACTCATGGAAAATAAGTCTTTGTTTACCTTCCAGCTTGGCTCCCTGTTTCCTattcaacattaattttgtgtcataAACAAAGGTAGGACCACAATGCCAAGAATGACTAATATTCTGGTtcaaaaatttatctaaatGTTGCACGCTATACTTACCAAACCAGTTCAAGATGAAGCTTCAGCAAACCATCAATTTCTGCTCTCCTGGCTTTGTCCATAgttctctctttctcttgtttatattttgtaCAGTCTGTGCATTTAGTAAAACGGTTTTCCTGTGAAAGGTCGAGGAAACAACAATATTAAAGATTAAAACCTCTATTGTACATGACCTAAACAAATGTCCTGGCAAGCACATGCAATGATAAGATACTTAAAATAACATTAGCACAGTTCAGAAGTAAATCTTTACATTTAATACAGTGTATCATTTTTGCCAGAGTGTTTTCATGATTGAAATGGACGCTACAATAAAACATGAGGCTCTGAAGATGTTTACAACTTGACTGCTGAGCTGTTACAAATATGATAATATATTATGTATACCTTTGGTATGAGAACATGGGTGAAATGTTTTTCCCAGATATTGTAGAAATGGGAAAGAGACACAGTTGGCAGATTCAATGCAGTATTCTCTTCCATCATCTTCTTGTATATGTCAATCCTACCAAAACATGATGGCAGGTGAATGCATCCTTTGTTGGGCTGGTGGTCACCAATAGAGTTAACAAAGAACTGAAGCCAAGAAATACATTCAGCAGTCTTAGGCATCACTGTGCCCTTTCCTTTGTTCCCATGTTCCAAAACTAAGACACCATCCTTGAACTTGTTGAGAATTCTACGAAAAGTTTCTTTATTCATGTTGTGAGCTAGAAGCCATGCTTCTCTGCATACACTCTTTCCCCTAACGAAGAATTCAGTTTCATATTCTCCACTGTCATTGATCTGgctgtgattatgcaggaactCTAACACCAGGTTTCTTTTACCAGTCTGTTGTCTTTCATTGAACTGAACTTCAGCATGCCGAATATCATCAAAAGACAACTTCCGCATACACCTCTTTTGACAGCAGTTCAGGTTGAGAATCCATAAAACAACTTCATCTCTTCTCACAGTTACATCTAGAAGTAGCATAGCAACATGAAAGACATCAATCTGTTAGGCATTGCAAGATCCAAAAAACCTGGTTCTGATTATGGCAGAGTTGACAGGGTGGCAGgggtggcagggttggcctagtggtgagagcacttgccttccaccaatgtggcctgggttcgatttccgcactcggcgtcatacgtggattgagtttgttggttcagGAAGCAGATCGTCTCCTTGATGGAAAACATGGTGCGAAGGGAATGATTATCTTTTCCCCAGATTTGAACAGGGTGGAACAGGCTACAATAGCAAAGTTGCCCAATTTTCGTGGAGCATTTTTGGCTGTTGGGGATGCTTATGATGACTGTGAGGTAAATATTTTTGGGACTATGAAACTGCAAGGTACACAGTTAATCCTAACCAACAGGCTCCAAACTTTTGGAATTAGATTTATGACAATTTTACATTTGATTTAATAGGATATGATACCTAAAACCCCGAAACAAATCGTAGTGTTTTTAGAACTTATGTACCATGTGAAAATCGACTTTATAAATATATCATGGAGTTTGGATAACTACAACATTTTATCATTTGGCTCAGTTTCCTATGTTCTTTATTGCTGATAACAATAGCAAAACAATTGATAACAAGTGTAGAATTCTCCTGATCTTATTCGCCTAAACATACCGTACAAAAGACTCACTGATAAACCGCACCTTTTCCTCAGAAATTGCCGTTCGAAATCGTGTGTGCGGCTCTAATATCTGCGAAACCATTTAGAGGAAGTGAATATCCGTATCCGtgaattgaaatttttatgtaaaagcatctttaaaaaagaaagaactgcATAAGACTAAAACAACGTATTGGTCATAGCGAATATAATTCGTGATGTTTCCGGTTCCAGTCTTGCATCGTCTCAACTAATGCGTGGCTACTAAGCTACCGACATCAACAACGAACACGccaaatttatgaaaaactgtTGATTTAACAAGAAATGCCTGTCGGCAAAGAGCAGAATGACATCAACCATTTATACCTTTCAATGTTGGCGAGGTTTAAGATCCGATGAAACTCCAGTTTTTCCTCCAGAATTCAAGTTGATAAACACTAGTTACGGCTTATCTGTGAGTCTTTTCACTATTCCATAGAgcttgtgtttgtagagaATCTGATTTAAATTTCATAGTGCTTGTTCACAGGGGATTAACTTAAACCTTTTTGCATTAGGAAACCTCACCAAGTGGTTGTTAAAGTGAAACATGATATCATTTGATAGTCATGTTTTTCAGAATGTGATTctgcttttgtctttgtgtgcAGATTGCTTTAAGCATGATTAGACTTACATCCAAGCTGAATTTCACGAAGACAACTTCATTCAACCTTGTGTTGTTTGTGAATGTGGACAGTGTAAGGATGGTGAAAGAAAGGATGATGGGAGAGGGAGCAGTGGACACCCAAACAGCCCACTTCTATGTTAAGAATAGTCATCAAAGCAGAGACCGAACAGGTATGTATAAAATATTCCTTGCCTGCAGcatcatttccattttttcatttacatatGTTAAACCATTTCTTTTACTTAAGTTAGAAATACAGAAAAGGTAATACCTTTATTAACTGGTTTCTATTGTATTGTTTCTATCATAGACCCTGGTTTATTAAGATTCTGTCTCAAATTTAGGAGATTGAAATGGATAATAGTCTTGCAAATGTTTAAGGCTTAGTATTGCTATCAAATCAAAGATTACTGTTAGGTAGGGAAACTGTTGGGGGAGAATTTTCTTCCTTGATAAGAGATAATGACATGTACTGTAAAGCTTTGTAGAAATTCATTTGGTgtgaattgaaacattaacagttagttttgtctttttccttgGTTTCAGGCCCTTATTGAAAGGAATCATTAATTACATTTATAATTGGGCACTGGTCAGTTTCACGACAAGTGACATCAAGGCATCTGTCTGCTTCAAATTTGGATAATGTCATTAGTTTAGATGGAAGCCAAATGAGATTTTGCCAGAGCAAGCTTTTTCCTGGTTAGTCCAAAATCTGTCCTATGAAGGAGACACAGTGATTGACATGGACAATGACAGAGCAGGCATTTTCACTGCAGCCCTTAAAGAAGGACGCAGTGGTGTTTGGATAACATCTCAATCATCTGATGTACAACAGAGACTAAGACTACAGACTATTTTTGCACAAGGTCCAGATGTATCATCAACAGACTCTGAATCTGAATTAGAGTGATacataattataaaatttatatgtatatatatatatatgtataatcTTCCtgcattttcaagttcttgttACTATTTCATTGcattaaatttgcttttatcaaaAACTGACAGTTTGTCTCTCAACTTGTCATAGTAGCTTGAGGTCAAAATGCTCTTCTTGTATTTCTGCGGGATGTGACCTTGTCATGGGCCGCAGAATCTCTGAGGCATGTGTCCTTGTCGTGTGCCGCAGAATTTCTGTGATATCTGTTCTTGTCATTGGCTGTAGAATTTCTGCGGCATGTGTCCTAGTCGTGTGCCACAGAATTTCTGCAGGATGTGTCCTTGTCAGGGGCCGCAGAATTTCTGAGGCATGTGCCCTTGTTGTGTGCCGCAGAATTTCTGTGATATGTGTTTTTGTGATAggctgcagaatttctgcagcatATATTCTTGTCATGggctgcagaatttctgtggCTTGTTTTCCTCGCATGggctgcagaatttctgcggTATGTGTTCTTCTCATAGGCTGCAGAATTTTTATCGGATGTGACCTTGTCATGGGCCGCAGAATCTCGGTGACACCTTTCCTTGTTGTGTGCCGCAGAATTTCTGTGATATGTGTTCTTGTCATGggctgcagaatttctgtggCATGTGCTCATCTCATAggctgcagaatttctgcggCTTGTGCTCATCTCATAggctgcagaatttctgcggCTTGTGTTCTTCTCATagctgcagaatttctgcggCTTGTGTTCTTCTCATAggctgcagaatttctgcggCTTGCTTTCCTCTCATGGGCTGCATAAGTGGCTTAACTTAAGTGGAATGGAGATAATTTCTCTTCAGCTACCACAATTCAATATGTTGATATTTCTTTTCATGTCaaggcatttttattttttgcagtttCTCGTTCTCTCTCCTTTTGCTCTGGCTTTGAATTCTTGCACGTCTCGCCATGCATTGTCTCGATTTTTGAATCGatcttttgctattttttaGGCTTCCTGGGCTATTGCAAGACGACATCGGGCAGTGAAGA
It includes:
- the LOC141881628 gene encoding uncharacterized protein LOC141881628 yields the protein MLLLDVTVRRDEVVLWILNLNCCQKRCMRKLSFDDIRHAEVQFNERQQTGKRNLVLEFLHNHSQINDSGEYETEFFVRGKSVCREAWLLAHNMNKETFRRILNKFKDGVLVLEHGNKGKGTVMPKTAECISWLQFFVNSIGDHQPNKGCIHLPSCFGRIDIYKKMMEENTALNLPTVSLSHFYNIWEKHFTHVLIPKENRFTKCTDCTKYKQEKERTMDKARRAEIDGLLKLHLELVWQERRAYYLHRYKTRKYPERYMTSIADGMDQHTTNVPKLIRISKAMSALATVGTHLVGCIVHSGQSAHGKEVYGSFDYYQFPHDANLTMTVLLDVLVYWTNNYLLPPILYLQFHNCVRENKNRYMFALLALLVEKKIFDKIRVNFLPVGHTHEDIDAFFGVFSKFLDKCDVYVVEDLLQALSSCMSNPSPQPYQMAVVYDIRSWVEDYAEELHAHTVPKCFKFKCNDAGKAEMYYRNWSHEEWQGPVIILKSVPTGQPKLVTPSLAKSDVDALRRDIPRYQHNMPKEASDTWEKWLHQLDELTFVPASYCCPIEKLAKSARTEPAPPTSLIAPDLLELRERETQQTQEIYTGRYRNPRERRDRVEVTDNFLENLHAACFVAVFLENYDKMPVLGKVISVGETHFKIHYWKGSYGGKWSPQNIPRRRTEPWLEDLPKSCIVCCDFHLTEDNRLMPSTKTFLKNRYTVLRDNV
- the LOC141881631 gene encoding uncharacterized protein LOC141881631; translated protein: MIIFSPDLNRVEQATIAKLPNFRGAFLAVGDAYDDCEIALSMIRLTSKLNFTKTTSFNLVLFVNVDSVRMVKERMMGEGAVDTQTAHFYVKNSHQSRDRTGPY